In the Nothobranchius furzeri strain GRZ-AD chromosome 1, NfurGRZ-RIMD1, whole genome shotgun sequence genome, cgattgctgtgagagcaggtggggggtgggggcgcagctgtggttgggacaattattacattaactgatggacttgtaaataaatagtttataaataaggtagaaataacttcctcatgctgataaataataactaatctctctgaggacacggtgctagtgcactctcatacagcaccttgacacgactcaataaatgttatgcaacattttgtgaacatcaatttatttgcgtttatttgttataaatgccactgtataattcttgctgtcagtatttgcaagatattggtatttgggtctgtactggttagacttaaatgagttaaaccaaggtctatagcccttgggtcatagactatgggcTAAAAGTATatcggtctttttatactgggaatcaggagttattttagtgatcatcttgtttcttatttatttttgtcctgattgtgccctgagcaattttatgacagaataaaaacaaataaaatcaacataaatagaaaaatcatcctaaataatcgtgatctcaatttcagtcaccataatcgtgattattatttttgccataatcgagcagccctaaaagGGGTGTAACCCCAAGTGGAAAAGGAAACTAATGATTTGTTAAATTCATATCTGTTACAGCAGACCACAAGACAGAATAGGAATTATCCTACTGATTTTCTGTCATTGGAGAAACGCCACAGGGCATTATCACATGTTTTAGATTAAGTACAAAGAGTGGGGGGAAATCAAGAAAAGATGGCTCTTTATTATAGTGACTTTTGTAAATTGTTGCaggttaaaatgttaaaatattgccCTGTTAAAATGCGGGGAAGCCTAAGGAATGACCATAATGAACTAAAAGACCTATTTTATTATCAATCAAAATCATCACTGTCAACTtgctaacgtaacttttacaAACGTGGTGTCCTAACTTCCGTAAATCTTAGGTTTAGCCGAACATCTACTGTGACGTACTTTGCAAACACAGGACCCCAAGCCGATCTGGCGGCCCGAGCAGATCTGGTGACAACATCGACAAAACTGCATCAGATGCAACTCCGCCAGCTTCCAGCAGAAATACTGGAGAATATCTCACTGACTGTCCGAGCCGGATTCAGAGGAGCCTACAAACGTTGACTATCCGCAGAGTCTAAACCAACTCGCCAGCCTGGCAGGTTCGCCTCCGCATGCTCAACGGATCTCCCGACAATTCTCATCACACGATTTTGTGGGCTTTCAGCAAACTGGCATTGGATGGTTTATTATTCATTTGAAAACTTGTTAAATCTCATAAAATTCTGCTtattttataaacccagacatcacatttTTCTACCACACTTAATTCTGCTCTTAATAATATCTTAGATCATGTTTCATCAGCGTTTCTTCATTGTCTCAGTTGGTATTATCTTAAATCATCATTTATAATCCTTTGGCCTGCATCATCATTAGTAatagaaatatagtaataaatagatttttaaaaacaatatttaTGATGAAACTATACatatacctacacacacacatatatatatatatatatatatatatatatatatatatatatatatatatatatatatatatatatacatacatatagttTCATCATAAATCTAAtataaaaggttcaataatattgataatccatattttatgaaatattacattttattgaatacctttatattttattgacaatttattaaaagtaaccacttacaaaacatTACATAGAAAATGGCGTCTTGCTATTAACAGCATAAAACCAAGATTATTAATTTAATGAGAAATATGGTTCTGCAAGAGTACTTGTATATTTCATTTTGGTTTTGAGTCCTCCAAGTTTATCCCATCTTATAAATATTTAGGTTTTCTTATGGATGAGAGGATTAGGTTTCATGAAGAACAGAAACTATTAGTAGAATCTACCGGAAGAGCATTAGGTGCCTTGTTAACTAAAAAGAAATCTTGTACAGATCTTGGTTTTTCCATATTCACACAACTCGATGAAGCTTTAGTTGACCTAGTCTTACTTTATGCGGCAGGAGTTTGGGGCGTCGAGGAAGTCTTTGAATGTAGCTCTGTTCAGCATCGAGCTCTAAGATGTTTTcttggtgggttagggttagctagcTACAAAGCTAGCGGAGGTGTGGGATGCAGGATGTGTTCCATTTGTTAAACAAAAAAGTGAAATAGTGCAATTGTGGAACTGTCTTCTTTGTCTGCCTGAAGGAAGATTAAGAAAGAAACATTTTAACTGGGATAGAACTCGTTTTCATCCGTTGTTTAGGGGTATTTCAAATTTTTAACAGATTCAGATATGCTCCAGAATAATTTCAAATGTAACATCAACCATGTTAAACAGGAGTTGGGAATAAAACATAGGGAACAATGGAAGCAGGATCTTTAGAATAAGCCAAAACTTAGAAATTATGTTCAGTTTCAAAAAGGACTATGTCACAGAATCATATATCCGGTGTCATTTAACAAGAAGATAAATACCTCTGTGTACCCTACTGAGAACTGGTACCCTGCCTTTTTCTGTATTCTGTGTCCTGTTTGattaactcctccttgaaccgtcaccttatcgtggtggaggagtttgagtgccctaatgatcctaggagctatgttgtctggggcacttagtgcccctggtagggtctcccatgacaaattggtcttaggtgaagggtgagacaaagaacggttcgaaggatctttcatggcggtgaaaacgaagagtcggagtacccggcccggagggttaccggggtcccaccctggagccaggcctggggttggggcccgtgagcgagcgcctggtggccgggctttcgcccatggggcccggccgggcccagcccgaaccggatacatgggctcgtccaactgtggacccaccacccgcaggaggaacatgaagggtccggtgcaatgtgaatcgggtggcagaccaaggcgggagccttggcggtccaatgcccggacaagaaaactagtttttgggacatggaacgtcacctcgctggcggggaaggagccggagcttgtggcagaggttgagcggtaccggctagatatagtcggactcacctcgacacattgcattggctctggaacccgagacctggagaggggttggacactctactttgctggagttgctccgggtgagaggcggagggctggggttggctttttgttagccccgagactctctgcctgtgtgttggggtttaccccgggggacaagagggtagcttccttgcgccttcgggtcggggaacgggtcctgactgttgtttgtgcttatgggccaaatatcagttcagagtacccaccctttttggagtccctgggacgagtgctagatagtgctccatcaggggactccattgtcctgctgggggacttcaatgctcacgtgggcaatgacagcttgacctggaggggtgtgattgggaggaacggcccacctgatcagaactcgagcggtgttttgttattggacttctgtgcaagccgcagtttggccataacgaacaccatgttcgaacataaggatgcccaccggtacacttggtaccagggcagcctaggtcacaggtcgatgatagattttgtagtcgtatcatctgacctgcggccgtatgttttggacacccgagtgaagagaggggcggagctgtcaactgatcaccacctggtggtgagttggatcagatggcaagggaacatgccgcgtagacctggcagacccaaacgcatagtgagggtctgctgggaacgcctggcagaagaacctgtcaagacggtcttcaactcccacctccggcagagctttgaccacgtcccgagagcagtgggggacattgagtccgagtgggccttgttccactctgcgattgtcgaggcggctgttgctagctgtggtcgtaaggtggccggtgccagtcgtggtggcaacccccgtacccgctggtggacaccagaggttcggggagccgtcaggatgaagaaggaggcctacagggcgtggctggtctgtgggtctccggaggcagcagacaggtaccggatagccaagcggggtgcagcagtggcagttgccgaggcaaaatctcgggcgtgggaggagtttggtgaggccatggagaaagactatcgatcggctccaaagaggttctggcaaactgtccggcgcctcaggagaggaaggcagcaactcgctcacactgtttacagtggggatggggagctgctgacgtcaactgaggctatagtcggacggtggaaggaatactttgaggagctcctcaatcccaccaatgcgcattccgaggaggaaccagagctgggaggcctggggatggactgtccgatctcgggggcagaagttgctgaggtagtcaaacaactacacagcggcggagccccgggggcggatgaggttcgtcctgggtatctcaaggctatggatgttgtagggctgtcatggttgacacgtctctacaacattgcgtggtcatcgggggcagttcctagggagtggcagaccggggtggtggtccccatctttaagaagggtgacctgagggtgtgttccaactatagggggatcacactcctcagcctccctggaaaggtctacgccaaggtactggagaggagggtccgatcgatagttgaatctcagatagaggaggagcaatgtggttttcgtcctggccgtggaactgtggaccagctctatacccttgcaagggtgatggagggggcatgggagtttgcccaaccaatccacatgtgctttgtggatttggagaaggcttatgaccgtgtccccaggggcaccctgtgggggacgctccaggagtatggggtgggtggctttctgttaagggccattcagtccctttaccagaggagcgtgagtttggtccgcatagccggtagtaagtcggacctgttcccagtgagggttggactccgccagggctgccctttgtcaccggttctgttcatcacttttatggacagaatttctagacgcagccgtggtgtggagtgtgtcgagtttggtggcaggagaatctcgtctctgctttttgcggatgatgtggtcctcctagcttcatccagctctgaccttcagctcttgctgggtaggttcgcggccgaatgtgaagcggctgggatgaggatcagcacctccaaatctgagaccatggttctcgaccggaaaagggtggcttgccacctccgggtcgggggagaggtcctacctcaagtggaggagtttaagtatctcggggtcttgttcacgagtgagggtaggagggatcgggagatcgacaggcggattggttcggcgtctgcagtgatgcggacgctgagccgatctgtcgtggggaagagggagctgagccagaaagccaggctctcgatttaccggtcgatctacgtcccaatcctcacctatggtcatgagctttgggtaatgaccgaaagaacgagatcgcggatacaagcggccgaaatgagtttcctccgtagggtggccgggctcagccttagagatagggtgaggagctcggacattcgggagggactcggagtagaaccgctgctcctccggatcgaaaggagccagttgaggtggtttgggcatctggtcaggatgcctcctggacgcctccccggggaggtgtttcgggcatgtcctgccggcagaaggcccccgggtcgacccaggacacgttggagaagttacatctccaatctggtccgggaacgccttggggtcctgccggaggagctggtggacaaggccggggagaggacggcctggagctccctagttgggatgctgcccccgcgacccggacccggataagcggaggaagacgacgacgacgacgacgactgtTTGATTAAATTTAGGATGTGGAGTGTATCAATACCGGTGTATGTTTTGTaatggtgtgttttattttgctttGTGTCACATGGCTATGGTTTGTTATTGGTCATAGGGTCTAATAAGCCCGTGAGGGCTGGGCACCAGATACGGTGTGTGACacttaaatcaatcaatcaatcaatcaatcaatatggTTTTGAAATAAATGGGAAGAATGTGACCTATTCTCGACCAGTCTGTATTCAACTGTTCCCAACATCTCTGCATGGTCATGATGAAACAGGTTTTAGATTACGTGCACCAGGACGCATACTTCCAAGTCCTATTGGGATAGGGATTTGGGATAACTAGTTCAGTTGTTCCTCTAATCCGTGTGCCTTTTCCAAATGCTCCAGCCGTTATGCACAGGAGACAGGAGAGCTCTGTTTATCTGAACGATTTGCTCTTTCTGGCCGGTTCCAGAAAGGTAGCAGCCCCCAAGCTCAAATATTAGTTGAGCTGTCACACCAACAGTTTTATGTCATTTTAGGACGATCTCTATGCTTCCTTTCCTCTCcaaggaataaaaaaaaatgtttattgttaTTTGATGTTTAGAGGTCCAGATGAGCTGAAACTAATATTAACAATTGAATAAATGTTACTGTAAATCAGTAGTGGTGAGGAACTATTCCACCTTTGTTCCATTTCTTTATGCTGATGTCTAGCTGCAGCTGGGAGCAGAAAATAGGGATTTCTTGAATTAAAATGTATTTGCTGAGAATTATAAATCAGGAAAAACAAAGCTCGGGTCAAACAGCATGTGGTTTGattggttagggttagatgaCCCGCATGAAGGTGAGTTAACAGAACAGGATGAGCTTTTCAACACAAACTGCTCTGGAGCCGCTGTTGAGCTCAGtttgtgttaccatggtgacctgaCTGGAatcaaaagaaagaaaacaaccttttataaaacgcctctcaagataaaaatcacgaggcgcttcacaagaacaaaacatttacaatataaaatattttgaaacatgatttaaaaaaataataaacatttgtgattaacatatgtgaggaaagggagagaaaaagtGAAAAGGAAGGAGGATAATCAGTGGATCCCTGGAAAGGTGGAGTTGGTAGGAAGAACAGAACAAGCAGAGAGGGTGAAGGTCACACTAAAGCCTGTCTGACAGAATCAGACAGAACCTCCTATGTGACACAAGATCAGTAGAACAACCAGGTTTTGTTAGGCTTTACTTGGCATTGTTCAGCTTGTCTTCATCTGAAGGACTGTCTCTCTTCACCAGGtcaaagttcacactctgtggctgAATGGCATCGATCAGGTCCAGAACTGGAAGGCTGGTGCTGATCGATTTGTCCtgaaaggaacacacacacacaaattaaccTACAGTTCTAAGATCACTACCTGGTGATGGCCAGTCTAATGGAGGTAGACCTCTCTGATAGTGAATGAGTGAATCCCTGATAGTGAATGAATGTGTCTctaataaatggcctgtatttttaaaactcttgttggggttctataacccccccaaggtgcttcacaacacattcagtcattcacaagttcacacactgatgatgagctacgatgtagccacagctgccctgggacgcgctgacagaggccaggctgcAGAGCACAGACGCCACTAgttcctccgatcaccaccagcagccaaggcgggtaaagtgtcttgcccaaggacacaacagcagcattctctggtggaagCTGGGATCGGCCTGGCAACCTTCCGATATCTGAAAAACCCGCCCTACCTCCTCAGCTATTGCTTCCCCACGAGTGtggtaagaaagaaagaaaacagtcttttataaagcgcctctccagataaaaatcatgaagtgcttcacaaaaacaaaaacctttTAATACTGAGAAGATTTTAAAAATTTTCAATGACAAAAAAGAAAAGTTGTGATAAAAACATGTAAGGACagaaagagagaaaatgaacaggaaggagggaaatcagtgaatctGGGAAAAGAAgaacaagagcagaacaaggagagggtggtgatgaaggtcccaccaaagcctgaacaggtgagtttaaaggagaccactgagtccactgatctcaggttcagggggagagaggtccagagtctggaggccacagcagcagatgatctgtcacctttgacctttagcctggtagcctccacaaccagtaggctttggtcacgggacctcagggacctgctgggggtgtagggacagagaagatcaccaatgcatgatggtgcttgtccatgtaaggccctaaagaccagaaccaggatcttgaaatgaaccctgaagttgactggcagccagtgaagctggaggagaagcggggtgatgtgggtagtGCATGAGTGAGACCCTGATAGTTAAAGTATCTTTtcggagttttctactttcagaaatgatgtatgatctgtcagaaaagtgattatcttgtactgtgatataatgtaagcaatacttcTGTTGTTttattgctaagcacgccccctgtccAGAGTGTGTCTCTGATTATGAATGAGTGAGGGCCTGATGATGAATGAGTGAGTCTCTCACTTTAAAGCTTTTGAAAGAAGAACTCTTTCCAGCCTCAGCCAAAGTCTTGTTGACCCATGAAATGATCAGGTCGTCTCCAGCTACTTCTCCGTGTCCGAGGTCTTCCAGAACATTTAGCGTGTACCTGCGTTATGTGTGACatcattaaaattagaccaaCATGGCAATTAGTCATTTAATTCATTtagttaaaaagaagaaaaattagatgaagtctggctgtgaagcaggaTATCACCTCCTCATCAGCTGCCACACTAGGGCCAGTGTGAGAGTCGGGTTTCCATCGTACAGATCCTGACCGCCGATTCCTACCAGAGAAAAGCCAGCTTTCTTCTTTCCCAGCTCCACCGCATAGTTACAGTTTTCaatctgccacacacacacacacacacacacacacacacacacacacacacacacacacacacacacacacacactttaaaggAATGTTTTATGAATAAAACTGTGAAAAGTGTGAACttagagttgctcccactgagaggcgccgagcagggatgggcatactagttgccccccatcttggtgcctgtacgttggggtttaccccggtgaatgagagggtagcgtcCCTCTGCCTACGGGGggatgggtcctgactgtggtctgtgcttatgcaccaaactgcagctcagcCTAGCCACCCTTTTAAGagaccttggaggaggtgctggagagcgctccttccagcgactccctcgttctgctgggggactttaacgctcatgtgggcaacggcagtgagacctggagaggtgtggttgggaggaacgaccccctgatctgaattcgagtggtgttttgttattggacttctgtgttcATCATGgattggccataatgaacaccatgttcagaaataaaggtgtccacatgtgctcttggcaccaggataccttaggctgcagttGGATGATCGACTTtgctgttgtttcatctgacctgcggccgcatgtcttgaacattgaagagaggggcggagctgtcaactgagcactacctggtggtgagttggctcagatggtgggggaggatgccggtcagaccaggcaggcccaaacgtgttgtgagggtctgctgggaacgtctggcagagtctcctgtcagaaggagctttaattcccacctccgacagaacttccaaaatgttccaggggaggcatgggacattgagtctgaatgggccctgttccatgcctccaatGTTTGAGGCGGCGGGCCAGAGCTGCAGCCGCAGGGTCATCGGTGCTTATTGTGGTGGCaaccctgaacccgctggtggacacgggtggttagggatgccgtcaagctgaaaaaagagtcctatcaggtctttttggcctgtgggactccagaggcagctgataggaaCCAGCAGTCCAAGCTgaatgtggctcgggtggtcgcagaggcaaaaacccgcacgtgggaggagtttggtgatatcatggagcaagacttccgcacAGCTTCGAGGAGATCCTGATGCACAGTCCTCAGCAAGAAAAAGCAgtaaaagaatgagatcatggatacaagtggctgaaattagttttctccacaggggtggctgggctctcccttagagatagagcgagaagctcggtcatccgggaggggctcggagtagacctgctgctcctccacatcgagaggagccagttgaggtggtttgggcatcccgTTACGCtgcctcctgggcgcctccctggtgaggttttctgggcacgtccaaccaggaggagaccgaaaggtagacccaggacacggtggagggactatgtctctcagctggccagggaaagtctgggattcccccggaagagctggcccaagtggctggggagagggaagtctgggcttcttgacttaggctgctgcccccgtgacccgactccggataagcggaagaaaatggatggatggatggatggatggatggatggatggatggatggatggatggatggatggatggatggaacgtgTGAACTTGTAGAAAATGTTTGCTTATTGACCTTCTTTAAATGTCCTCCTCCCACTCCTTTGAAGGGAGGAAGGTTGACCCGATGGTTCCAGTCCACTGGCACCTTAATCTTttcatacagctgcagaattactATGGCATCCTGCAgatctctgcacacacacacacacacacacacacacacacacacacacacacacacacacacacacacacagagattaaCACCACTGTGGTTAACAGAACAGTTTCTGCAACAGAACCTGGTACTGACCCGTAGACATGGTGAACATGTGGATTGACTCCAAGAGAATTCATCCAGTTCCTGAAGGTTCTCTCCTCCCTAGTCTCACCTAAAAGACAAGCTGAAGCACTGAAAAACCACAATTCAAACTTAATCCTGAGAAGAGGTGTGTGTTTGCTTCCGTGCTCACCTTCCACGGTCCAGTCCTGGTTCTCTGGTTTGGTGAGAGCCGGGTGTTTGTTGAAGAGAGTGGCCACAAAGGCCAGGTTGAGTTTGGCATTGCCGGTCACAATATCAGTAGCGGACACAAACTGTCGGCAACCCAGCAGCTCGGCCTGTTTCAGCAAACATTCTGCTCTCTTTTTAAGGTCCTTCTCCTGAAAACAGTCAGAAACATTTGTTTGGTGCCCCAGACCTTCTCCTTGGACTTTAACCATGACATCTTAGACCCATGAATGATCAGGTCCTCTCCAGCTACTTCTCTGTGTCTGAGGTCTTTGAGAACATTTAGTGTGTGCCTGTGTTATGTGTGACATCATCGAAAATCAAACCAACATGACAATTAGTTATTAAAACTCATAAGCAGTCAACATGGCGGTGAAACTTTTCTGGGGGTGCCACTGCGTTGGTCCTCTCCACCATGATGAGGTGCGGTTCAGCAGAGAGGTGGCTTGTGTGGCACTAAAGAAACATCTGGACACCCTACAGAGGAAGCTCATTGTGGCTGATGGTATCTGGGATCTGCTGATGTCCTGTGAGACTTTCCTGGGGGCGCCACTGCGTTGGTCCTCTCCACCATGATGAGGTGTGATTCAGCAGAGAGGTTGTTTATGTTATGCTAATGAacatacacacactcaaacaTCCCTTCTGGCGTTGTGACTTTAGCCATTGGAGATAAAACGGATGTGTTTCTGTCTGGGAACCTCAGATGATAGGATTCTATAAAATCACCTAACAGCAAACAGAGGACAAGAATCTGCTCAGAAAACACTTCCTGTCCAGTCAGAATGATACAGCGAGCTAAAAGTAACCCTACAGGAAACAGGAAGTCGATAATCGTCTTCCAGACAAATACTGTAAACAGTTGAGGCCAAACCACCAAATGAGTAAAGCtggaatttaatctgctctgtttGTGGGATCTGTCTAAACCAGACGACATGGGAAGTGAACTGCTAACTCACATAGAGACCAGTCATGTCAATCTCCACCCGAGGAACGCCCTCTTTGGTGCCGTCTGGAGctatctgctccagcaggtggaaGTAGGCCTTGGAGTCCTGCACAGAAACACAAATTGACAGATGTTGGTGACGAAACATCTTCACATACACAAAACATCATCATGTTAGAGATAAATATCTGACTGTTGGTGCAACGGTTCATAAAACACGAGGTTCGTAAACGGAGTAAGATTACAGAACTGAGTTTAGGAAAACCTGAAGACCAGTTCTTCCTCTAAGGAGCAAAAGAAGCATCAACATGGATGCAGAAACACCTGACCTGCTGTGGTTTCATAGCTTCACAAGGATGCTTTCACACCTTAATATCTCCAGAGAAGTTGGATATGGTCATGCCAGTTTTCTTCAGATGGAAGTTGACCCAACGCAGCAGCAGCTCTTCAGGACTGAGTTTCATCAGCGCCTCCAGACTCTCCCCCTCCTCCAGCAATGCGGCGAGAGCTGGACGCAGACACGCGGGTGAAACCTCAAACAGAAATCAGGAAGAAGGAACATGCTTCTCTTGGCACTGTACCTTCGTTGCGGCTCAGCTTTATATCCGCAAACAATCCAATCTTGATGATCTGCCAGAGGAGTCCAAGCACCAGGTGGGGTTTGCCCTCCTTCAGGTCCTGAGCCCCGATGTTCACCACCTGACAGCCAATGGCTGAGGCTGAGTTCAGAGCCAAGTTTAGATTCTCCTGTTGATGAGAAGTCAAGCTTCTCCTTAAAGTTCCTTCCTTCAACCATCCTACAATGAAGAATGAGTTTTCAGGTCAGGGGTTTCTGACCTGCGTGGTGAAAGGTGTCAGCTTCTTTTTGTTGATGGTTCTCTCATCGATGGTGTCAGGAACCGACAGGTTGATCAGTTTACTGAAAAAACAGACAAGGGTGTGAAAGGACACAAGTGGACTGGACTGATGAAGACAGGAGAGCTGAACAAAGGCTCGTATGAAATGAACGGTTGGAGAGGCAGCAAACAGAAGGTACGGAAGAGGGAGAGCAGAGGGAAACAATGGTTCAAGAAAT is a window encoding:
- the LOC107391212 gene encoding plastin-2 isoform X2, producing the protein MKDDRMAQGFRKALNKKEGIVAIGGTSEISSEGTQHSISEQERFAFANYISTALEKDEDLKHVLPINPTTGALFKASADGILLCKLINLSVPDTIDERTINKKKLTPFTTQENLNLALNSASAIGCQVVNIGAQDLKEGKPHLVLGLLWQIIKIGLFADIKLSRNEALAALLEEGESLEALMKLSPEELLLRWVNFHLKKTGMTISNFSGDIKDSKAYFHLLEQIAPDGTKEGVPRVEIDMTGLYEKDLKKRAECLLKQAELLGCRQFVSATDIVTGNAKLNLAFVATLFNKHPALTKPENQDWTVEGETREERTFRNWMNSLGVNPHVHHVYGDLQDAIVILQLYEKIKVPVDWNHRVNLPPFKGVGGGHLKKIENCNYAVELGKKKAGFSLVGIGGQDLYDGNPTLTLALVWQLMRRYTLNVLEDLGHGEVAGDDLIISWVNKTLAEAGKSSSFKSFKDKSISTSLPVLDLIDAIQPQSVNFDLVKRDSPSDEDKLNNAKYAVSMARKIGAKVYALPEDLVEVNPKMVMTMFACLMGRGMKRA
- the LOC107391212 gene encoding plastin-3 isoform X1; this translates as MSGKVGAEELEEIREGFKKVDLDGNGYISASELGALFREVGCPLPGYQLRELLQKLDRNNDSKISFEEFTAIFQEMKDDRMAQGFRKALNKKEGIVAIGGTSEISSEGTQHSISEQERFAFANYISTALEKDEDLKHVLPINPTTGALFKASADGILLCKLINLSVPDTIDERTINKKKLTPFTTQENLNLALNSASAIGCQVVNIGAQDLKEGKPHLVLGLLWQIIKIGLFADIKLSRNEALAALLEEGESLEALMKLSPEELLLRWVNFHLKKTGMTISNFSGDIKDSKAYFHLLEQIAPDGTKEGVPRVEIDMTGLYEKDLKKRAECLLKQAELLGCRQFVSATDIVTGNAKLNLAFVATLFNKHPALTKPENQDWTVEGETREERTFRNWMNSLGVNPHVHHVYGDLQDAIVILQLYEKIKVPVDWNHRVNLPPFKGVGGGHLKKIENCNYAVELGKKKAGFSLVGIGGQDLYDGNPTLTLALVWQLMRRYTLNVLEDLGHGEVAGDDLIISWVNKTLAEAGKSSSFKSFKDKSISTSLPVLDLIDAIQPQSVNFDLVKRDSPSDEDKLNNAKYAVSMARKIGAKVYALPEDLVEVNPKMVMTMFACLMGRGMKRA